From the Thermosynechococcus sp. genome, the window GGGTGCAGTTGACCCCGCAGCGGCGCTGCTTGGGAGAGGTAGCAGAGGTGCTGATTCATGGTCAAAAGGTGCGTCTCCTCAAGCCCACCACCTATATGAATCGCTCGGGGCAATCTCTCCAGGCCCTGTTGAATTTTTATAAGCTGCCCCTCGAACGAACTCTCGTGGTCTATGATGATGCCGATTTGCCCCTGGGGCGACTGCGCTTGCGCCTGAGTGGCTCAGCGGGGGGGCATAACGGGATTAAGTCTATCATTCAACACTGCCATTCCCAGCAGTTTCCTCGCCTGAAGGTGGGCATTGCCTTTGGCGATCGCCTGCAGCAGCAAAGGGGGCCCCGCAATGCTGTGCCCTTTGTTTTGGGACATTTTTCAGCCCCTGAACTGGCCATTTTACCCGCCGTGCTTGATCTGGCTGTGGATGCGATTGAGTTGAGTATTCAGTCTGGAGTTGAGGTGGCCATGAATCTCTACAACGGCAAAAGTATTCCCCTACCTCCCCTACCGCAATCCTGAACCCCCAACTGGAGGTCCGAGGCCGAAGCGGATCTCAAGTTAGATTAAAAACAGGTGTTTTCGGTGCAAAGTATGGACATTGGCGAAAGTGTGCGCATGGCGATCGCCACCCTCAAGGCCAATCGCCTCCGCAGTGGCCTAACGATGTTGGGCATTATCATTGGCAATGCAGCAGTGATTGCCATGGTCGGAGTGGGTCAGGGGGCACAGCGCTATGCCGCCAGCCAGTTTGAATCCTTGGGACCCAATACGCTTTTTATTGTGCCGGGAACACCCCAAGCCCGCAACCGCACCTTTAATGTGCCGCAAACCCTTGTGCTTGAAGATGCCAAGGCGATCGCCACCCAAGTGCCCACAGTTAAGGAAGTGGCACCGCAAATCCAAGTGCAACAACGGGTAACCTATCGCGGCCGCAACACGAATGTGCTGATCGTGGGTACCACCCCGACCTTTCCCGCGGTGCGCAGTTTTACCGTGGCCCAGGGGCGTTTTATCTCCAATGAGGATATGGAACGGCATCGCCGCGTCGTGATTTTAGGCTGGGATTTGGCGAAGAAGCTCTTTATCAACGACAATCCTGTGGGTCAGCAGGTGCGGATCAAGAATCTTTCCTTTGAGGTGATTGGCGTAATGGCTGAAAAGGGCGCCTTCCTGGGTAATAATCAGGATGAGGCGGCCTATATTCCCATTACGACGATGTCTTCCCGCATTGTCGGGCAGCGATCGCCCTATGGGATTTCCTTAACCTTTATCTCGGTGTCTGCCCGCGATGAGCAAAGCATTGATGCTGCTAAGTTTCAGATTACCAACCTACTGCGGCGGCGGCATCAAATTGTGGATGAGGATGATTTTACCATTCAAACTCAAAAGGAAGCCCTGCAAATTATCGGCAACATCAGCAATGCCCTGACGTTAATGTTGGCAGCGATCGCCGGCATTTCGCTGCTGGTGGGGGGCATTGGCATTATGAACATTATGCTGGTGTCCGTGACGGAGCGTACCCAAGAAATTGGCCTGCGCAAGGCCATTGGTGCAACTCAGCGGGATATACTGGCACAGTTTATGATTGAGGCGATGATCCTCTCGGCCCTCGGTGGCCTAATGGGTACTGGCCTCGGTGTGGGCGGTGTCATGCTGGTGGCGATGCTAACCCCCCTAGAGGCTGGCGTTGCCCCCGTTGCTGTGGCTCTGGCTGTCGGTGTTTCGGGCAGTATTGGCCTCTTCTTTGGGGTGGTTCCCGCTCAGCGGGCAGCGCGGCTGGATCCGATTGTTGCCCTGCGCAGTGTTTAGCAGTGTTTAAGAGTGCCCTTGGAAAATTGCAGATGGAAACGACAATCCTAGACTGGATAACTGGTGGTCTTGCGATCGCCATTGTCATTGGCGGTCTGTTGATGATGTTTACCAACCTCTGGACGCGGCGATGACCCTGCGGCAAGGCTTGACCTACCTGCTGTTGGGGGCGATCGCGATTGCTATGCTCCTCCCGTTGCTATGGCTCACCAGTACCGCCTTTAAGTCTGCCAATGAAGATATTTTTGCCTTTCCGCCCCGCTGGCTGCCCGCTGAACCTACATTGGCAAATTTTCTGACGGTTTGGCAAACGAATCCCTTTGGTCAGTACCTGT encodes:
- the pth gene encoding aminoacyl-tRNA hydrolase, whose product is MALQPCVIVGLGNPGIEYATTRHNVGFRVLDALAERYRVQLTPQRRCLGEVAEVLIHGQKVRLLKPTTYMNRSGQSLQALLNFYKLPLERTLVVYDDADLPLGRLRLRLSGSAGGHNGIKSIIQHCHSQQFPRLKVGIAFGDRLQQQRGPRNAVPFVLGHFSAPELAILPAVLDLAVDAIELSIQSGVEVAMNLYNGKSIPLPPLPQS
- a CDS encoding ABC transporter permease produces the protein MDIGESVRMAIATLKANRLRSGLTMLGIIIGNAAVIAMVGVGQGAQRYAASQFESLGPNTLFIVPGTPQARNRTFNVPQTLVLEDAKAIATQVPTVKEVAPQIQVQQRVTYRGRNTNVLIVGTTPTFPAVRSFTVAQGRFISNEDMERHRRVVILGWDLAKKLFINDNPVGQQVRIKNLSFEVIGVMAEKGAFLGNNQDEAAYIPITTMSSRIVGQRSPYGISLTFISVSARDEQSIDAAKFQITNLLRRRHQIVDEDDFTIQTQKEALQIIGNISNALTLMLAAIAGISLLVGGIGIMNIMLVSVTERTQEIGLRKAIGATQRDILAQFMIEAMILSALGGLMGTGLGVGGVMLVAMLTPLEAGVAPVAVALAVGVSGSIGLFFGVVPAQRAARLDPIVALRSV